From Juglans regia cultivar Chandler chromosome 8, Walnut 2.0, whole genome shotgun sequence, the proteins below share one genomic window:
- the LOC109008473 gene encoding PTI1-like tyrosine-protein kinase At3g15890 produces MENLNDDAALSISSREKRKQNSPSMIFGGLIAISTSGRGWGACNRSAKERGPAGGTPSSRGSSAANENFPNPSRAEIRYVIGKANESCDVYSFGILLLELARGWKPLEKLSATVKRSTTDWALPLVCERKFGELADPKLNGKYVEDALKRLILVALVCANSRPEKRPTMLEVVDLLKGISKEKLAELEKLELFKSLQAADYNDGASVAEDSSDFISEEKDFKPEKKDDRGWK; encoded by the exons ATGGAAAATCTGAATGATGATGCAGCTTTGTCTATTTCTTCCCGAGAGAAGAGGAAGCAAAACTCGCCATCAATGATTTTCGGGGGTCTCATTGCTATCTCCACTTCTGGAAGGGGCTGGGGAGCTTGCAATAGATCTGCAAAAGAGCGGGGACCAGCAGGGGGGACCCCCTCTTCAAGGGGGTCGTCGGCGGCCAACGAGAATTTtccaaaccctagcagagcagaAA TACGCTATGTTATAGGTAAAGCAAATGAGAGTTGTGATGTCTACAGCTTTGGGATACTTCTTCTAGAGCTTGCCAGAGGCTGGAAACCCCTTGAAAAACTGAGTGCAACAGTGAAACGCTCCACTACTGATTGGGCGCTGCCATTGGTATGTGAGAGAAAGTTTGGTGAACTAGCAGATCCGAAGCTTAATGGTAAGTATGTAGAGGATGCGTTGAAAAGACTTATCTTGGTTGCACTCGTATGTGCTAACAGTCGTCCTGAGAAGAGACCCACGATGCTTGAGGTGGTGGATCTTCTGAAGGGAATTTCAAAGGAGAAATTAGCTGAACTGGAAAAGCTTGAACTATTCAAGTCCCTTCAAGCTGCAGATTACAATGATGGGGCATCAGTCGCGGAAGACAGCTCAGACTTCATTTCGGAGGAGAAAGATTTTAAGCCTGAAAAGAAAGATGATCGGGGTTGGAAATGA
- the LOC109008472 gene encoding uncharacterized protein LOC109008472, whose product MAMFFSSPSYMRSVVKWNEERFGRTWRLRGILLPVASLWGLAAAHDLSQPWKNSISVSNPAVLARTTSDHSPLIIKTGVDLSRYGPSPFRFQYMWTDHSDFYSFVEGVWKSEGFGYGLVNLSFKLKKIKVALKEWNKRVFGKTDTIIKELEDRIETLDSRLQASFNDEDDKELLKSKLDLSAWRERENTRLAHLTKKSWLKDGDQNSKFFHALLNAKNQRRVQNMCLSNGTVLSTPFEVHKATVDYFQDLLGQSSTSVLPDLNDLISPIITNEENLAIGRVPTIEDVKDALFTIPIESSPEPDGFGSGFFRC is encoded by the exons ATGGCCATGTTTTTCTCCTCTCCGTCATATATGCGAAGTGTAGTCAAATGGAACGAAGAGCGCTTTGGGCGGACTTGGAGACTACGGGGAATATTGCTCCCTGTGGCTTCTCTGTGGGGATTGGCGGCCGCCCACGACCTTTCTCAGCCATGGAAGAATTCAATCAGTGTGTCCAATCCTGCG GTGTTGGCTCGCACTACTTCGGACCACTCTCCTCTGATTATTAAGACGGGAGTAGACCTCTCTAGGTATGGCCCTAGTCCTTTTCGTTTTCAGTATATGTGGACTGATCACTCTGATTTCTATAGTTTTGTGGAGGGGGTTTGGAAGAGTGAGGGGTTTGGTTATGGGTTAGTTAACCTTTCgtttaaattgaaaaagatcAAGGTGGCTTTAAAAGAGTGGAACAAAAGGGTTTTTGGTAAAACTGACacaataataaaagaattagaGGACCGCATTGAAACCTTGGATTCCCGTCTTCAAGCCTCCTTTAACGATGAGGATGATAAGGAACTCTTAAAGTCCAAGCTGGATCTCTCAGCTTGGAGGGAAAGAGAGAATACTAGGCTTGCTCATCTGACCAAAAAGAGTTGGCTCAAAGATGGGGATCAGAActccaaattttttcatgcGTTATTGAATGCCAAAAACCAGAGAAGAGTGCAGAACATGTGTTTGTCAAATGGGACTGTTTTATCTACCCCTTTTGAAGTTCATAAAGCTACAGTGGACTATTTTCAAGATTTGTTGGGTCAGTCGAGCACTAGTGTCTTACCGGACTTAAATGACCTGATCTCTCCAATTATTACTAATGAGGAGAACCTGGCCATTGGCAGAGTCCCTACCATAGAGGATGTTAAGGATGCCCTCTTTACCATTCCCATTGAAAGTAGCCCCGAGCCTGATGGCTTCGGCTCGGGTTTTTTCAGA